From one Bacteroides fragilis NCTC 9343 genomic stretch:
- a CDS encoding glycoside hydrolase family 16 protein — protein sequence MKRFLVLSCSVAISALFFHACSSSDDSMIDAPLTRADAVSEKIVFQDDFNQVDSIPDRNKWSLCKKGSPAWSKYLSESYDQAYVHDGKLVLVAEKVNGVYKTGGVQSLGKAEFQYGKIEICARFTKTAKGGWPAIWMMPAKPVYSGWPACGEIDIMEQLNHDGIVYQTIHSHYKNDLGFTKPVPTKTVSYNKGQFNIFGIEWTPEALTFKVNGATTLVYPNLHLADESVKKQWPFDTSFYLILNYALGGPGTWPGTIMDSELPAKMEIDWVKVSQPRGR from the coding sequence ATGAAAAGATTTCTTGTCTTATCATGCAGTGTTGCCATATCGGCACTTTTCTTCCATGCTTGTTCGTCTTCTGATGATTCAATGATCGATGCGCCTCTGACAAGGGCGGATGCAGTTTCGGAGAAGATCGTTTTCCAAGATGATTTCAACCAGGTAGATAGTATTCCTGATAGAAATAAATGGAGTTTGTGTAAGAAGGGAAGCCCGGCCTGGAGCAAATATTTATCCGAAAGCTATGATCAGGCTTATGTACACGATGGAAAATTAGTGTTGGTTGCCGAAAAAGTGAACGGAGTATATAAGACAGGAGGAGTGCAATCATTGGGTAAAGCGGAATTTCAATATGGTAAGATAGAGATATGCGCCCGTTTCACCAAGACGGCAAAGGGCGGATGGCCTGCCATCTGGATGATGCCTGCCAAACCCGTTTACAGTGGATGGCCTGCTTGCGGTGAAATAGATATTATGGAACAGTTGAATCATGATGGCATTGTATATCAGACAATTCACAGTCATTATAAAAATGATCTGGGATTCACTAAGCCTGTTCCGACAAAAACAGTGTCTTACAATAAAGGGCAATTCAATATATTTGGTATCGAGTGGACTCCCGAAGCTCTTACTTTTAAGGTGAATGGAGCTACTACTTTAGTTTATCCTAACTTGCACTTGGCTGATGAGAGCGTCAAAAAGCAGTGGCCGTTCGACACCTCTTTTTATTTGATTTTAAATTATGCCTTGGGTGGTCCCGGAACTTGGCCCGGTACTATAATGGATAGTGAATTGCCTGCAAAGATGGAGATTGACTGGGTAAAAGTGAGTCAGCCTAGGGGACGTTAA
- a CDS encoding tetratricopeptide repeat protein produces MNEQLINEQYQYILRLIGQKRLKEALTQLESFLWKCPEWSLRTRLEQIQTSYSYMLQYMRQGVEDPERRKLYQKLLTDTLEITDQARITLLDSVSNHYYHQYRTRLSEEVSPLTLEMLMHTLESFNDDLAVSGFVSDQNMEEVLKRHEDSLKTLFLQTWTHTNWTAEEVAAAQAMLQSELLPVNDLCLFTSAVTLSVMECFDLKKLLWLIDAYRHPNVQVSQRALVGITFILHAYSPRISFYPEINLRITALMEETAFERDLLRIHIQILLSQETEKIDKKMREEIIPEMLKSMSPMRNMKFGFEESDEEKDDTNPDWADAIEKSGLGDKLREMNELQLEGADVYMSTFSQLKSYPFFREISNWFYPFDKQQSDVIKEFRHRGKEGGSLLEIILQSGFFCNSDKYSLFFTMQQLPQSQRDMMLNQLTDQQIEELADQSKAETLKKFSERPDTVSNQYLHDLYRFFKLYARRLEFRDLFKESICLYNEPDLIDILFNPEAMEAIANFHFKKKHWEEAAEAYDTIVDMLMDEEEAEICQKQGYSLQKLKRYDEAIKAYRKADILKSNNVWTNHHLGTCYRLNRQFKEALKYYRKVEEVLPEDTKVIFYIGSCLAEMWNFEEALNYFFKLDFLESNCVKAWRAIGWCSFMIAKREQAMKYYDKVIDQSPMPVDYLNAGHVAWSLGDVEKTLSLYTKAAELYGSKELFLEVFRKDEEIITSKGVTLDDIPLVLDLI; encoded by the coding sequence ATGAACGAACAACTTATCAATGAACAATATCAATATATTCTCCGACTGATCGGGCAAAAACGCCTGAAGGAAGCATTAACTCAATTGGAATCATTCCTATGGAAGTGCCCCGAATGGTCGCTCCGTACCCGTCTGGAACAAATACAGACTTCGTACAGCTACATGTTGCAATACATGCGCCAGGGCGTAGAAGACCCGGAACGTAGAAAGCTGTATCAGAAACTGCTGACCGACACACTCGAGATTACCGACCAGGCGCGTATTACGTTGCTGGACAGCGTATCGAACCATTACTATCACCAGTACCGTACCCGCCTTTCCGAAGAGGTATCCCCCCTCACTCTGGAGATGCTGATGCATACGCTCGAATCGTTCAATGACGATCTTGCCGTAAGCGGATTCGTCTCAGACCAAAACATGGAGGAAGTGCTGAAACGCCATGAAGACAGTTTGAAGACTTTGTTTTTGCAAACCTGGACCCATACTAACTGGACTGCGGAAGAAGTGGCGGCCGCACAAGCCATGCTTCAGTCCGAACTGCTTCCGGTGAACGATCTTTGCCTCTTCACAAGCGCCGTTACCCTCAGTGTGATGGAGTGTTTCGATCTCAAGAAACTCTTGTGGCTGATAGATGCTTACCGTCATCCCAATGTACAGGTCAGCCAACGAGCCCTGGTAGGAATTACTTTTATCCTGCATGCCTATTCGCCACGCATCTCTTTCTATCCGGAGATCAATCTGCGCATCACAGCGCTGATGGAAGAAACTGCATTTGAAAGAGACTTGTTACGCATACATATCCAGATACTGCTCAGCCAGGAGACGGAAAAAATCGACAAGAAAATGCGTGAGGAGATCATCCCCGAAATGCTGAAAAGCATGTCGCCTATGCGCAACATGAAATTCGGCTTCGAAGAGTCCGACGAAGAGAAAGATGACACCAATCCTGACTGGGCAGATGCCATCGAGAAGTCGGGGCTAGGTGACAAGTTGCGTGAAATGAACGAATTGCAACTAGAAGGAGCCGACGTATATATGAGCACTTTCTCACAACTCAAGAGTTATCCATTCTTCAGAGAGATCTCCAACTGGTTCTATCCTTTCGACAAGCAGCAATCGGATGTGATCAAAGAGTTCCGTCATCGGGGAAAAGAGGGAGGAAGCCTATTGGAAATCATCCTGCAATCGGGTTTCTTCTGCAACAGCGATAAGTACTCACTTTTCTTCACGATGCAGCAATTGCCACAATCGCAGCGGGACATGATGCTGAATCAGCTTACGGATCAGCAGATAGAAGAATTAGCAGACCAGTCGAAAGCCGAAACGCTAAAGAAGTTCTCCGAACGTCCCGATACGGTAAGCAACCAATATCTGCACGATCTGTACCGCTTCTTTAAACTCTATGCCCGGAGACTGGAATTTCGTGACTTATTCAAAGAGTCCATCTGCCTCTACAACGAACCGGATTTGATAGATATTCTATTCAATCCGGAAGCCATGGAAGCCATAGCTAATTTTCACTTCAAGAAGAAGCACTGGGAAGAAGCCGCCGAAGCCTACGATACGATAGTTGATATGCTTATGGATGAAGAAGAAGCAGAAATCTGCCAGAAGCAGGGCTACTCCTTGCAGAAACTAAAACGATATGACGAAGCCATCAAGGCCTACCGGAAAGCAGATATCCTGAAATCGAACAACGTATGGACCAACCATCATCTGGGCACTTGCTATCGCCTCAACAGGCAATTCAAAGAGGCCCTGAAATATTATCGGAAAGTGGAAGAAGTGTTGCCGGAAGATACGAAAGTGATTTTTTACATAGGTAGTTGTCTGGCGGAAATGTGGAATTTTGAAGAAGCGTTGAACTACTTCTTTAAACTTGATTTTCTGGAGAGTAACTGCGTCAAAGCCTGGCGTGCCATCGGTTGGTGTTCGTTCATGATCGCTAAACGCGAACAGGCCATGAAGTATTATGATAAAGTGATTGATCAAAGCCCAATGCCGGTAGATTACCTGAACGCCGGTCATGTAGCATGGTCTTTGGGAGACGTGGAAAAAACCCTCTCTCTATATACCAAAGCCGCAGAACTATATGGCAGCAAAGAGCTGTTCCTTGAAGTGTTCCGTAAAGACGAGGAGATTATCACAAGCAAAGGAGTCACCCTGGATGACATTCCCTTGGTTCTCGATCTGATTTAA
- a CDS encoding amino acid adenylation domain-containing protein, producing MTTSSQKDIINDILSAMQCYPENEAFIIDDKHYTYAQLGEITASITHSLSEIKDEKIGIVAENRIETYAAILAVLAGGKTYVILHPAYPEERNLKIAALAGLRTLLCTSDTDRSAFGTGHFRIIDTDRLPGKAQSEQQSHSSNEERNAYIIFTSGSTGEPKGVPITRANLNAFYRAYSLLDWNLDEHDRMLQMFELTFDVSVVSLLYPLTLGAAVYTVGHQDVKHFKVFELLEKYQLTFATVTPSLLQLLSPYFDEINLPSLKYLGVSAEASQTELLERFRKSVPNATFINLYGPTEATIYCTCYRIPASDKCKHYNGMVAIGKPFPGIRAIIADEEGNELPQGETGELWVSGRQVMKGYLDDPEKSALVLIHRPDGQIYYRTGDLCILDSDGDIIYCGRKDYQVKIQGFRIELSEIEYTAQSFFKTPCSVAAVPLLCDGICNELHLAVETTECTQSALIEYLKEKLPKYMLPKQIHCISQFPVTNSNKTDRKKIAELIKEKKL from the coding sequence ATGACAACATCTTCCCAGAAGGATATTATCAATGATATTCTTTCCGCCATGCAATGTTATCCCGAAAACGAAGCATTCATTATTGACGATAAACATTATACTTATGCCCAACTCGGTGAAATAACAGCTTCTATCACCCATTCGCTATCAGAAATAAAAGATGAAAAAATCGGAATCGTAGCGGAAAACCGGATTGAAACCTATGCTGCTATTCTGGCAGTACTAGCCGGCGGAAAGACCTATGTTATCCTGCATCCTGCCTACCCGGAAGAGCGTAATCTCAAAATAGCCGCTCTGGCCGGACTGCGTACTTTGCTCTGTACAAGTGACACTGACCGGTCAGCATTCGGCACCGGACACTTCAGAATCATCGATACGGACCGGCTACCGGGAAAAGCACAGTCAGAACAACAGTCTCATTCATCGAACGAAGAAAGGAACGCTTATATCATTTTTACATCGGGAAGCACAGGCGAGCCCAAAGGAGTGCCCATCACACGGGCTAACTTGAACGCCTTTTACCGGGCATACAGTTTGCTCGACTGGAATCTGGATGAACATGATCGCATGTTGCAAATGTTCGAACTTACATTCGATGTATCCGTAGTATCCTTACTGTATCCTCTTACTTTAGGTGCTGCCGTTTATACGGTAGGCCATCAGGATGTAAAGCACTTCAAGGTGTTTGAACTTCTGGAGAAGTATCAACTGACCTTTGCCACTGTCACTCCCTCACTGCTACAACTCCTTTCACCCTACTTCGATGAAATCAATCTGCCCTCTCTGAAATATCTGGGAGTATCGGCAGAAGCATCGCAAACCGAGCTGTTGGAGCGATTCAGAAAATCGGTACCCAACGCAACGTTCATCAACCTATACGGACCGACCGAGGCTACGATTTACTGCACCTGTTACCGTATTCCGGCTTCGGACAAATGCAAGCATTACAACGGAATGGTGGCTATCGGAAAACCATTTCCCGGCATCCGCGCCATCATTGCCGACGAAGAAGGAAACGAGCTACCTCAAGGAGAGACGGGAGAACTTTGGGTATCCGGCCGGCAGGTAATGAAAGGTTATCTGGACGACCCGGAAAAATCGGCATTGGTTCTGATACACCGTCCCGACGGACAAATCTATTACCGGACCGGAGACTTGTGTATTCTGGATAGCGACGGGGATATTATTTATTGCGGACGTAAAGACTATCAGGTGAAAATACAGGGTTTCAGGATAGAACTGAGTGAAATAGAATATACTGCCCAGTCGTTTTTCAAGACTCCCTGCAGCGTGGCTGCCGTTCCGTTGCTCTGCGACGGAATCTGTAACGAATTACATCTGGCCGTCGAGACAACTGAATGTACCCAAAGCGCATTGATAGAATATCTGAAAGAAAAGCTGCCCAAATACATGCTGCCGAAGCAGATTCATTGTATTTCCCAATTTCCGGTGACCAATAGTAATAAAACAGACCGTAAAAAGATTGCCGAACTGATAAAAGAGAAGAAACTCTAA
- a CDS encoding DUF3836 domain-containing protein gives MKTITFFKRVLASAALVSVCGFACATNNGKQFIHNDTMEGGKLVCREIYAMNDAASGILNPVKMYKYSYDTDQQKTVKSTYAWNIFKNTWETESRTVISRYETETSVEYSVWNKEKGSFDLSKKYIYITDNNNQLIAQYAYKMNSRTNQWILEKDALTPIYENIYATTR, from the coding sequence ATGAAAACAATTACATTTTTCAAAAGAGTATTAGCTTCTGCTGCATTAGTTTCAGTATGCGGATTCGCATGTGCAACCAACAATGGAAAACAGTTTATCCATAACGATACGATGGAAGGAGGAAAGTTGGTTTGCCGTGAAATATATGCAATGAACGATGCCGCCTCAGGCATACTGAATCCGGTAAAGATGTATAAATACAGCTACGATACCGATCAACAGAAAACAGTGAAATCCACCTATGCATGGAACATATTCAAGAACACTTGGGAAACAGAATCGAGGACCGTAATCTCCCGGTACGAGACCGAAACATCGGTGGAGTATTCTGTATGGAATAAAGAAAAAGGATCATTCGATCTATCAAAAAAATATATATACATAACTGACAATAACAATCAACTGATTGCCCAATATGCATACAAAATGAACTCCCGCACCAATCAATGGATATTAGAGAAAGACGCCTTGACACCCATTTACGAGAACATCTACGCAACAACCCGTTAA
- a CDS encoding acyl carrier protein, with the protein MNREEVLKQLQSIFRDILKKDNVCIDESSTSKDVDGWDSLTHMQIIAQIEKHFGVRFNFREVIKFKNVGDLCSALLTKME; encoded by the coding sequence ATGAATCGAGAAGAAGTATTAAAACAACTACAAAGCATTTTCCGTGATATCTTAAAAAAGGACAACGTATGTATCGACGAATCATCTACCTCAAAAGATGTAGATGGCTGGGACTCGCTGACCCACATGCAAATTATAGCTCAAATCGAGAAACATTTCGGAGTACGTTTCAATTTCAGGGAGGTCATTAAGTTCAAGAATGTCGGCGATTTGTGCAGTGCCTTATTAACCAAAATGGAA